A window from Neodiprion fabricii isolate iyNeoFabr1 chromosome 2, iyNeoFabr1.1, whole genome shotgun sequence encodes these proteins:
- the LOC124174994 gene encoding ATP-dependent RNA helicase me31b encodes MMTETHINSNHMLNSGLGPKGDLEKMDDIGWKAKLKIPPKDKRIKTSDVTDTRGNEFEEFCLKRELLMGIFEKGWEKPSPIQEASIPIALSGKDVLARAKNGTGKTGAYSIPVLEQVDPRKDVIQALVIVPTRELALQTSQICIELAKHMDVKVMVTTGGTNLRDDIMRIYQKVQVIIATPGRILDLMDKNVANMDHCRILVLDEADKLLSQDFKGMLDHVISRLPQERQILLYSATFPLTVKQFMEKHLRDPYEINLMEELTLKGVTQYYAFVQERQKVHCLNTLFSKLQITQSIIFCNSTQRVELLAKKITDLGYCCYYIHAKMAQAHRNRVFHDFRAGLCRNLVCSDLFTRGIDVQAVNVVINFDFPKMAETYLHRIGRSGRFGHLGIAINLITYEDRFALHRIEQELGTEIKPIPKVIDPSLYVARLEENSIMEEGNISK; translated from the exons ATGATGACCGAAACTCATATTAATTCTAATCACATGCTGAATTCCGGCTTGGGTCCAAAAGGTGATCTAGAAAAGATGGACGATATAGGTTGGAAAGCAAAACTGAAAATTCCGCCCAAAGACAAACGCATCAAAACAAGT GATGTTACGGACACACGTGGAAATGAATTCGAGGAATTCTGCTTAAAGCGTGAATTGTTGATGGGAATTTTTGAGAAGGGATGGGAAAAGCCATCCCCGATACAAGAAGCAAGTATCCCCATAGCTCTTTCTGGCAAAGATGTACTTGCACGAGCTAAAAATGGTACAGGCAAGACTGGTGCATATTCAATCCCTGTATTAGAACAG GTGGATCCACGTAAAGATGTTATTCAAGCATTAGTGATAGTTCCTACTAGAGAATTGGCACTGCAGACATCACAGATATGCATTGAACTTGCAAAACATATGGACGTCAAGGTCATGGTTACCACTGGAGGAACTAATCTGCGCGACGACATTATGAGGATTTACCAAAAAG TGCAAGTAATCATTGCGACACCGGGACGTATCCTTGATCTGATGGATAAAAATGTTGCAAATATGGATCACTGCAGAATCCTTGTATTGGATGAAGCTGACAAGCTTCTATCCCAAGACTTTAAGGGGATGCTGGATCACGTTATATCCAG ATTACCACAAGAACGTCAGATTCTATTATACTCTGCTACATTTCCCCTAACCGTAAAGCAATTCATGGAAAAGCATCTGAGGGACCCATATGAAATTAATCTGATGGAAGAGTTGACATTGAAAGGAGTGACACAATATTATGCTTTTGTACAGGAACGTCAAAAAGTTCACTGCCTTAATACGCTATTTTCTAAG ttacaAATTACACAGAGCATAATATTCTGCAATTCAACACAACGCGTTGAATTACTCGCTAAGAAAATAACAGATCTCGGCTACTGCTGTTATTACATACATGCGAAAATGGCCCAGGCACACCGAAATCGAGTCTTTCATGATTTCCGCGCCGGACTCTGCCGGAACCTG GTTTGCAGTGATCTGTTCACGCGTGGAATTGACGTGCAAGCTGTGAATGTTGTAATAAACTTTGACTTTCCGAAGATGGCAGAAACGTATTTGCATCGTATTGGACGTTCAGGTAGATTTGGACACTTAGGTATTGCGATCAATCTCATAACTTACGAAGATCGCTTTGCCTTGCACCGCATAGAACAAGAGCTTGGAACTGAGATAAAGCCAATTCCAAAGGTGATTGATCCAAGCTTATACGTCGCACGATTGGAAGAGAATAGCATTATGGAAGAAGGAAACATATCCAAGTAG
- the LOC124177010 gene encoding leucine-rich repeat, immunoglobulin-like domain and transmembrane domain-containing protein 2 — protein MNFLQIIYYATAMFVVGSLGEKCSDDCSCKWKNGKQTVECTDRSLTTIPGWIDSETQVLDMSGNKIKVLPKYIFKRLGLTNLQRLYLRGCHIDRIDSEALAGLTNLVELDLSNNLLTTIPNTSFADTQFLRDLILSHNPIQKVPANALKYTPNLVKLDISNCKINEVDSKAFEGLGLLESLKLNNNKLVNLHPSMFESLEKLTSIALHENPWKCDCHLRDIKIWLLKRNIPTLVAPACRGGPDQLLDKMFSELSVDDFACRPVLLVVTRYAEATIGENASIVCRVSAVPPAQIKWYWNGRMLANHSAFSSFQKILIFEEGQSRKKSTLVLTNAQESDSSEFYCVAENRAGSVEANFTLHVSLRTAGMSTLGSGQIAGISAALVVLILFILLIILVLFIRLRRMPLKEIKSSGGAQDGVAAGNGVVEGGGSSSRRKTDNDEATSFATFAEAKPPASLNLNYVQKPYAFSEDDYTFARYTESHAASGPGPCYSSTTSLMLVENPDLIRDTRRGSADETKPFTPGGYSIEVKNNKLLYSNCIWESKEEIPVGGYVVKDMQSAMTASVDAAQVASSVPPGAKQIRVWQKGVPVLPPVSALKRVLGSTRSSPDEGYQEGTGTDV, from the coding sequence ATGAACTTTCTACAGATAATTTACTACGCCACAGCAATGTTCGTCGTTGGATCACTGGGGGAGAAGTGTTCGGACGATTGTTCTTGCAAATGGAAGAACGGGAAGCAGACGGTAGAATGCACGGATCGCTCCCTAACTACCATTCCCGGGTGGATCGATTCGGAGACTCAAGTGTTGGACATGagtggaaataaaattaaggtCCTACCAAAGtacattttcaaacgattaGGACTTACGAATCTGCAGCGGCTATACTTGCGCGGCTGTCACATTGACCGAATCGACAGCGAAGCTTTGGCCGGCTTGACTAATCTTGTCGAGTTGGACTTGAGCAACAACTTGCTCACGACAATACCAAACACGAGTTTCGCCGACACGCAATTTCTGCGGGATTTAATACTGTCCCACAATCCGATACAAAAAGTACCGGCGAACGCTTTGAAGTACACCCCAAACCTCGTCAAGCTCGACATATCAAACTGCAAGATAAACGAGGTTGATTCGAAGGCCTTCGAGGGCCTGGGACTGCTGGAAAGCCTGAAACTGAACAACAACAAATTGGTCAACCTTCACCCGAGCATGTTCGAGTCGCTCGAGAAGCTGACCAGTATCGCTCTGCACGAGAATCCCTGGAAGTGCGACTGCCACTTGAGGGACATAAAAATCTGGCTCCTAAAACGGAACATCCCAACGCTCGTCGCCCCGGCATGTCGCGGGGGTCCCGATCAACTGCTTGACAAAATGTTCTCAGAACTATCAGTCGACGATTTCGCCTGCCGTCCAGTTCTCCTAGTCGTGACTCGTTACGCCGAGGCGACGATCGGGGAAAACGCGAGCATAGTTTGCCGGGTGAGCGCCGTACCACCGGCTCAAATAAAATGGTACTGGAACGGCAGGATGCTCGCGAACCATTCGGCGTTCAGCAGTTTCCAGAAGATCCTGATATTCGAGGAGGGCCAATCGCGGAAGAAAAGCACCCTCGTCCTGACAAACGCCCAAGAGTCGGACTCGAGCGAGTTTTACTGCGTCGCCGAGAACCGGGCCGGCAGCGTGGAGGCCAATTTTACCCTTCACGTGTCGCTGAGAACGGCGGGAATGTCGACCCTGGGCTCGGGTCAAATAGCCGGAATCTCCGCGGCCCTCGTTGTGTTAATTCTTTTCATCCTGTTAATCATCCTCGTGTTGTTCATCCGTCTGAGGAGAATGCCTCTGAAGGAAATCAAGTCCTCCGGGGGCGCGCAGGACGGCGTTGCAGCAGGCAACGGCGTCGTCGAAGGCGGCGGCTCGTCGTCACGGAGAAAAACCGACAATGACGAGGCGACCTCGTTCGCCACGTTCGCCGAGGCGAAGCCGCCGGCATCCCTGAACCTGAACTACGTCCAGAAGCCGTACGCCTTCTCCGAGGACGATTACACCTTCGCCCGCTACACCGAGAGCCATGCGGCTTCCGGTCCCGGGCCGTGCTACTCGTCGACGACGTCGCTGATGCTCGTCGAGAACCCCGACCTTATTCGGGACACGCGGCGCGGTTCGGCCGACGAGACTAAACCCTTCACGCCCGGCGGCTACAGCATAGAAGTAAAGAACAACAAGCTCCTATACTCGAACTGCATATGGGAGTCGAAAGAGGAGATTCCCGTCGGCGGGTACGTCGTCAAGGACATGCAATCGGCGATGACGGCTTCCGTGGACGCGGCGCAAGTCGCCTCGTCCGTTCCTCCGGGCGCTAAGCAGATCCGCGTTTGGCAGAAGGGCGTCCCGGTTTTGCCACCCGTTTCCGCCCTGAAGCGGGTCCTCGGTTCAACACGAAGCTCGCCCGACGAAGGATACCAGGAAGGCACAGGCACCGACGTCTAG
- the LOC124175868 gene encoding zinc finger protein 2-like yields MPHCLIKSMTRYQKTSNLHDENELSVSWLPTVSDIRKKNQSKEVSSKSINMWTCPRLSIVTRYSFKKDNSMLWNTSIPEELGLQLIDSGESADVLSTSTVVASAPTVTNYLCDLNARKKLFDADKELIERCEIIKINDAQVNAEGGKCCKNDNQSSDGKCVDPESVDLSPTMRLPASNTLIKAIRFYEEERAPYSDVGNTETWKRIKALHYCPYCRKSFDRPWVLKGHLRLHTGERPFECPVCQKSFADRSNLRAHQRTRNHHQWQWRCGVCFKAFSQRRYLERHCPEACRKYRISQRRENSLT; encoded by the exons ATGCCACACTGCCTGATTAAATCGATGACAAGATATCAGAAAACAAGTAATTTACATGACG AGAACGAACTTTCCGTGTCGTGGTTGCCGACAGTATCTgatatcagaaaaaaaaatcaaagcaaAGAAGTGTCTTCAAAGTCAATAAATATGTGGACTTGTCCAAGACTTTCAATCGTAACTCGATACAGCTTTAAGAAAGATAACAGCATGTTATGGAACACATCAATTCCGGAAGAACTAGGCCTGCAGTTAATAGATTCCGGTGAATCAGCCGACGTACTTTCAACGTCTACAGTCGTTGCAAGCGCGCCGACGGTAACAAATTACCTGTGTGACTTGAACGCAAGGAAGAAACTTTTCGATGCCGACAAAGAACTGATCGAAAGATGCGAGATTATAAAAATCAACGACGCACAAGTAAACGCTGAGGGCGGGAAATGctgtaaaaatgataatcaaTCATCCGACGGAAAGTGCGTGGACCCCGAGTCGGTCGATTTATCTCCCACAATGCGATTACCGGCTAGTAACACTTTGATCAAAGCGATAAGATTTTACGAAGAAGAAAGAGCGCCCTACTCGGATGTCGGAAACACGGAAACTTGGAAACGCATCAAAGCCTTGCACTACTGCCCGTATTGCCGGAAGAGCTTTGATCGACCTTGGGTACTGAAAGGCCATCTTCGACTTCATACCGGTGAAAGGCCGTTCGAGTGTCCGGTTTGCCAAAAGTCGTTTGCCGATCG ATCAAACTTGAGGGCTCATCAACGGACCCGAAATCACCATCAATGGCAATGGCGGTGTGGAGTGTGCTTCAAGGCATTCTCTCAACGACGATATTTGGAACGTCATTGCCCAGAAGCGTGTCGGAAGTATCGAATTTCCcagagaagagaaaatagTTTAACTTGA